The genomic region CTCAAGCAAAGAAGCTGGATTTAACATAGAATTCTGGTATCCAGTTAAAGGAGGAATTCAAGCTTTACCAAAAGGTTTTTTAAATTACATTAAAATTGTTAACTTAAATTCAGAAGCAACAAAAATATATTTAAAAAAGAAAAAAGTAGAAATTAACTATGAAAATAAAGAGTCCTATAATTACCTTATTTCTACATTACCCCTCCCAGAATTAGTTAAGATAATAGACGAAGTTCCCCCAGATGTTAAAAAAGCTGCAAATAATCTTTTAAATAACTCAATTTATTGTGTAAATTTAGGAATCGATAGACCAAACATAACTGATAAACACTGGATGTATTTTTACGAAGATGATTTTGTTTTCCACAGAATAAGCTTTCCTATGAATTTCTCTGCCTTCACTGCTCCTGAAGGAAAAAGTTCTATTTCAACTGAAATAGCATATTCTAAGTTTAGACCTATGAGTAAAGATACTGTGATTGAAAGAGCTATTGATAGTTTAAGAAAAGCTAACTTACTTTTTGATGATGACAAAATTGAAGTAACCCAGGTTTTAAATTTGAAATATGCATATATAATCTATGATTTAAATCATAAAAAAAATGTAGACAAGATTCACAGTTTTTTAAGAGAAAATAATATTATTTCCTGTGGAAGATTCGGTGAGTGGGAATATTTTAATATGGATCATAGCATTATGAGTGGAAAAAAAGTAGCAGAAAAAATAAATAAATTATAGAGTCAAGTCTTACATGATTAATAAATCCCCTAATAATTTAAAACAACTCTTATTACAGCCTGATGTGATTGTTTCAAAACTTAAAATTTTTAAAATTTCGTGAAAATCTTAAACCTTTAAGTATTATTCTATTTAATAATTTCTATATATATATTACTTGCAGGAATTATTCTTAACCAGCTTATTTCATAGAATTCTTTCATAAAGTCATTTAAATTGACAATATATTCTACAAAACGAGTCCAGATACTTCCCCTACTAAATGAGATATGTCTTTTTTTTATCTCAGAAAAATAAAAATCAAAATAATATGTTCTGTATAAGTTATTTTTTATAAAAAATTCAAAAGTTCTAAATGAAAATAGATGTTTATGTGTTGGGTCTCTATAATTGTTCGCTGCTGTAAAGTGCGGAACTCTTATCTTTAAGAGCCCACCTTTTTTAAGAATTCTATATAATTCTCTTATGACTTTTATATAATCAACATGCTCTAATATATCCTGGCAAAGTATTTCATCAATCTCTTCGTTCTCAAAAGGAAATGGCAAGTCCTCAATGTTATGAACAATATCAACACCTTCAAGATGTTTTTTATCTAAATTTATATATCCTTGTCTTATATCTTTTCCACAACCAAGATTTAATTTTTTCATCTTCCTGTATATTTGTGACTATAATACTTCAACTCATTAGTTCCAATGATCAATTATGGTAACTAATTTTTATCCTTAACTAAAATGTTTTTCTGTAAAGATTGTCCTCCAGAATCTGAGAACCAGCTAAAAAATTCTTTTACTAAATCTATTTTTAAAATATATTTACCCTTCTTACGTGGACTTTTAATACTAATTTCAGTTTTAAAAGTCTCATCAGGACTTATAGTTTTAGGTAATGATGTCCTGATTCCTTCAATAGGTATAACTTCTCCTTTTTCATTAATCCACCTATATCCAATTCTGACCGGGTAATAAGGGTTAGCATTATCATCCTGCCATAAAAAATTGCTAATATTTTTTATTTCTAAATCAATTTTATAAATTTCATCTTCATTCATTACATCTGGAGTATTATCTGATATAAATTTAACATCATAAATATTTCTTTCCTTCTCTAAATTAAATTGAGATCCAAAATCAATTATACCTTCCATTTTACTTTTACTTTGTACATAAAAAATTAAAGCTCTCTCTCTTAGATCATAGTACTTTCCAGATTCCTTATCTTTTGCATAAATTGTAATTAAATAAGCACCATCATATAAATTTAATATTTGAGAAAAAGCTACCTTAACTTTTCCCCCCTTTTTAAAATCTCCTGTATTTACTCCCATCCAATTTGTGTTTGTTTCATAAATCTGTGTTCCTTCCTCATTCTCTATCTTTAATCCAAATATTGGATTTTTAATATTTTCTATGGAACTAACATCAGAAACTATTTTAACTAAACTATTTGAGTTAATACTTTTAACTATATTTAAATCTTCATCTATCAATTTTATATCAGTAATTAAAAGATCACCTTTTCCTCTTCTTAAAATAATAGGTTTTTCTTTAATCTTTAGTTCAGCTTCTTTCTGTACTACATAACTAAGATAGTCCTTAATTACCACATCAGGTTTATCCTCATTAATAATATTT from Actinomycetota bacterium harbors:
- a CDS encoding Wzt carbohydrate-binding domain-containing protein, which translates into the protein KNYSSGMYIRLGFTIAINVDPDILLIDEVLAVGDRMFQEKCKGVIQNFKDMGKTIVIVSHDLDAISKYCNKAILLIDGNIINEDKPDVVIKDYLSYVVQKEAELKIKEKPIILRRGKGDLLITDIKLIDEDLNIVKSINSNSLVKIVSDVSSIENIKNPIFGLKIENEEGTQIYETNTNWMGVNTGDFKKGGKVKVAFSQILNLYDGAYLITIYAKDKESGKYYDLRERALIFYVQSKSKMEGIIDFGSQFNLEKERNIYDVKFISDNTPDVMNEDEIYKIDLEIKNISNFLWQDDNANPYYPVRIGYRWINEKGEVIPIEGIRTSLPKTISPDETFKTEISIKSPRKKGKYILKIDLVKEFFSWFSDSGGQSLQKNILVKDKN
- a CDS encoding class I SAM-dependent methyltransferase; the protein is MKKLNLGCGKDIRQGYINLDKKHLEGVDIVHNIEDLPFPFENEEIDEILCQDILEHVDYIKVIRELYRILKKGGLLKIRVPHFTAANNYRDPTHKHLFSFRTFEFFIKNNLYRTYYFDFYFSEIKKRHISFSRGSIWTRFVEYIVNLNDFMKEFYEISWLRIIPASNIYIEIIK
- a CDS encoding FAD-dependent oxidoreductase, giving the protein MRNVIILGAGLSGLSCAYHCKDNYKIYEKSDRIGGLCKSEKIKGYTFDYGPHILYSIDPYATKLIHKLLKGNLYEKAREAWIYHKINNSYTRFPFQSHLYGLPKNIVEECISGLFEAHTNPNKKEPKNYKEWMYQVFGKGITDYLMVPYAYRIWTISPEKMNYDWIKRRVPTPNIEEIIDGAIRDSSKEAGFNIEFWYPVKGGIQALPKGFLNYIKIVNLNSEATKIYLKKKKVEINYENKESYNYLISTLPLPELVKIIDEVPPDVKKAANNLLNNSIYCVNLGIDRPNITDKHWMYFYEDDFVFHRISFPMNFSAFTAPEGKSSISTEIAYSKFRPMSKDTVIERAIDSLRKANLLFDDDKIEVTQVLNLKYAYIIYDLNHKKNVDKIHSFLRENNIISCGRFGEWEYFNMDHSIMSGKKVAEKINKL